In a genomic window of Oncorhynchus masou masou isolate Uvic2021 chromosome 4, UVic_Omas_1.1, whole genome shotgun sequence:
- the LOC135520435 gene encoding TOG array regulator of axonemal microtubules protein 2-like has protein sequence MQRAEREAMEVKQRKISAIHENYVRTALIGVGSTFAHHFAPSIQCNPEPKAPPRPLPRRLEHIALAPLKNVVGVDGAQVRPGSHSLESIQVNKSFSSSSVWPVPVPPTGAPSKRGKKKKGRQGVKALKVQSDQGCADNNGPIDLMEEVRDIEAHLKEEGWKVVHEMKAMGRRSLGSAMSMGEIATSSPGTLSSVDMNTPAELREYLDVGTPVKSRDSPPRPAPPPTKPRSKLPRPIRFLSLPKAATDSDKKAASEPKGQIKNQARLQPLSNPEQALTKTFKLLHSASDDWEKKIEGLTSLRVMAQNHMDILMPKLHDICLAIINEVKNLRSAVSCAAMATLGDMYVHLQRAMDSEVEGTARVLLHKASEANTFIRQGANFALGHMVQSCTPTRVMNSLLVGGLSHRNAAVRSCTAQHLERLAEVMGTARLLSGKKDLTDRFLIAVSKLVVDPAQEVRHHGRNILRNLATNGDFAQMWDKFAQRKARESLREVISKVNLKERYILSG, from the exons atgcagagagctgagagagaggccaTGGAAGTAAAGCAAAGAAAGATAAGTGCTATCCATGAGAATTATGTCCGGACTGCTCTCATCGGGGTTGGCAGCACCTTCGCGCACCACTTTGCCCCCTCTATTCAGTGTAATCCGGAGCCAAAGGCTCCACCGAGGCCTTTGCCACGAAGGCTTGAACACATAGCTCTGGCCCCACTGAAGAACGTGGTGGGAGTGGACGGAGCCCAAGTTCGACCTGGATCTCACTCTCTGGAGTCCATCCAGGTAAATAAATCATTCAGCAGCAGTAGCGTGTGGCCTGTTCCCGTCCCTCCCACTGGAGCTCCCTCCAAGAGGGGCAAGAAGAAGAAGGGCAGGCAGGGAGTCAAAGCCCTGAAAGTCCAGTCGGACCAGGGATGTGCTGACAACAACGGACCCATTGACctgatggaggaggtgagggacatCGAGGCTCATCTGAAGGAGGAGGGCTGGAAG GTGGTACATGAGATGAAGGCCATGGGCAGGAGAAGTTTGGGCTCGGCCATGTCCATGGGGGAAATTGCCACCAGCTCTCCGGGAACCCTGAGCTCAGTGGATATGAACACCCCTGCGGAGCTCCGTGAGTACTTGGATGTCGGGACCCCGGTCAAGTCGCGTGACAGCCCACCCAGGCCTGCTCCCCCTCCTACCAAGCCCAGGAGCAAACTGCCTCGGCCTATAAGGTTCCTTAGCCTGCCAAAGGCTGCCACCGACTCAG ACAAGAAGGCAGCCAGTGAGCCAAAGGGCCAAATAAAGAACCAGGCCAGATTGCAGCCCCTGTCCAACCCAGAGCAGGCCCTGACTAAGACCTTCAAgctgctccactctgcctctgATGACTG GGAGAAGAAGATCGAGGGCTTGACCTCTCTCCGTGTGATGGCTCAGAACCACATGGACATACTGATGCCTAAACTCCATGATATCTGCCTTGCCATTATAAATGAG GTGAAGAACCTGCGCTCTGCAGTGTCCTGTGCTGCCATGGCCACACTGGGTGACATGTACGTTCACCTCCAGAGGGCCATGGACAGTGAGGTGGAGGGGACGGCACGCGTGCTGCTGCACAAAGCCAGCGAGGCCAACACCTTCATCCGGCAGGGCGCCAACTTTGCCCTGGGTCATATGGTGCAGAGCTGCACCCCTACCCGTGTCATGAATTCCCTGCTGGTCGGTGGGCTgag CCACCGTAACGCTGCGGTGAGGAGCTGCACTGCTCAGCACCTGGAGAGACTGGCTGAGGTTATGGGGACGGCTCGTCTCCTGTCGGGGAAGAAAGATCTCACCGACCGTTTCTTGATTGCCGTCAGTAAACTGGTTGTGGACCCTGCACAGGAAGTCAG GCATCATGGTCGCAATATCTTGAGAAACTTGGCCACCAATGGCGACTTTGCTCAAATGTGGGACAAATTCGCTCAGAGGAAAGCGCGAGAATCCTTGAGGGAGGTCATCTCAAAGGTTAACCTCAAAGAAAGGTACATTCTCTCTGGATGA
- the LOC135521223 gene encoding C-reactive protein-like: MELQTWLLMVFTCCYAVPEDMSGKQIIFPVKSNTAYVKITPDMNKIFFAVTVCVRFFTDYQTKELTIFSLATPSHADGFVIFRGDGGNYRVYIGDQGIYFRGLPDKMNEWNSVCGTWDASTGLTQLWVNGKPSARKALQAGSSISGTPSIILGQDQDAYVGGFDVYDSFYGHETDVHMWDRVLSPCEIQSYMKGEVLSPGNVVNWNALKYTRHDYVVVERMQNLTC, encoded by the exons ATGGAGCTGCAGACATGGCTCCTGATGGTCTTTACGTGCTGCTATGCTGTGCCAGAAG ACATGTCAGGGAAGCAAATCATTTTCCCAGTGAAGTCAAACACTGCCTATGTCAAAATAACCCCTGACATGAACAAAATCTTCTTTGCTGTGACTGTCTGCGTTCGATTTTTCACCGACTACCAGACAAAGGAGCTGACCATTTTCTCATTGGCCACGCCTTCTCATGCTGATGGTTTTGTAATCTTCAGGGGAGATGGGGGAAATTACAGGGTGTACATTGGGGACCAAGGTATCTATTTCCGGGGATTGCCAGACAAAATGAACGAGTGGAACTCTGTTTGTGGGACGTGGGATGCCAGTACAGGATTGACTCAACTGTGGGTGAATGGGAAGCCAAGTGCAAGGAAAGCCCTCCAAGCCGGCAGCTCCATCTCTGGTACTCCCAGTATTATTTTAGGTCAGGACCAAGATGCATACGTTGGTGGGTTTGATGTGTATGACTCCTTTTACGGACATGAGACTGATGTCCACATGTGGGACAGAGTGCTCTCCCCATGTGAGATCCAAAGCTACATGAAGGGGGAGGTGTTATCTCCAGGGAATGTGGTAAATTGGAACGCACTAAAATACACAAGGCATGACTATGTGGTTGTTGAGAGGATGCAGAACCTGACCTGTTAA